One region of Rhizoctonia solani chromosome 9, complete sequence genomic DNA includes:
- a CDS encoding autophagy protein APG6: MNPVDQSEPVGELIRDIHRMMQEMNGDVKNMNARMDKMDDRMEKMDDRMEKMDTRMEKMDARMEKMDARMEKMDARMEKMDARMEKMEVDLKQVGVNLKELETHFAELSNNVNHQLPINNLTCYARAANSNVSKDQSQLEVVPYRNGSMPGAEFPVTFGEFKTLSGVRLAILLNGYGVLGSQIPIDTEERSKLVAKYIGVPWEK, from the exons ATGAATCCAGTTGATCAAAGTGAGCCAGTGGGAGAGCTCATTCGGGACATCCATCGGATG ATGCAGGAAATGAATGGAGATGTGAAAAACATGAACGCCCGTATGGACAAGATGGATGATCGTATGGAAAAGATGGATGATCGTATGGAAAAGATGGATACTCGTATGGAAAAGATGGACGCCCGTATGGAAAAGATGGACGCCCGTATGGAAAAGATGGACGCCCGTATGGAAAAGATGGACGCCCGTATGGAAAAGATGGAGGTCGATTTGAAACAAGTAGGAGTTAATCTCAAAGAACTGGAGACCCATTTTGCAGAGCTTTCCAACAACGTCAACCATCAGCTGCCCATAAA TAATCTTACATGCTATGCCAGGGCTGCCAACTCGAATGTGTCAAAAGACCAGTCCCAGTTGGAAGTTGTTCCATATCGTAATGGAAGTATGCCAGGTGCTGAGTTCCCAGTTACCTTTGGGGAATTCAAGACGCTCTCAG GGGTACGCCTCGCAATTCTTCTGAATGGATATGGGGTGCTTGGAAGCCAAATTCCCATCGACACCGAGGAGAGATCAAAATTAGTTGCCAAGTATATTGGGGTCCCTTGGGAAAAATGA
- a CDS encoding ion transport domain-containing protein: MAPPRTPTRDRSPQRIDTGVVAVSNSVQPSPVGPRTSPEEGLSRRTSWNRAVNDPLGLYASQHDSLPGHHDAESIFDEPESVHPYFSRQSIQSEVSFDSPTLDPVDVDDHTRLTDAAAPHWRGDSAEDEGQSAAWGAVPSTSRRSPASPMRSATLKAVSKHLRRVSLRVVNLAGVQLEDKPMPRTPEREDVPRPFPDREQGEPISEPVPPPEPEDELDRSQHMQLRGRTLGMFGPENGLRKAMRATLLWPGTEPIILVLIFANAVFLTTQAWRSVYVHERVDGYFKTWEDYGLFVLFCIFTVEMIARIIVSGFVLDPEIKPSSVGQWLRDLAPGDNFAARARSVRRKVFEQRAPYAQHAVSDSTTALSEKSPKATLTFALASQVGVASAHASRSDTTARPGQPHPQHIQSQSGTWYLHHATDTPFQIAVARQRILSEQSSTYLRHSWNRTDFVAVCSFWIMFGLAISGKENQPNMHLYVFRALSVLRTARLLAVTKGTSTIMHSLKRAGPLLTRVTLFVLFAIILFSIVGVQSFKGSFRRTCVVADSIADIGGENSIALSQNCGAWIDPATLLPAGYVDSDGNRTNEAKGFTCPLGQICVEAAQNPQNGTQAFDNFFLASMQVVIVASVNTWAPVMYQMMDTDFYFSFAFFIVCVLVLNFWLINLFVAVITNMFGAIRTETKKSAFGATDSDQTNEEEEEKTGWSAKGKRKRAPSFIRKCYEWPPVTYFWVALIVVSFGLQASKTTDSSPEYLDKLDQAEFILTIAFDVDIIWRALGYLPQWRDFFMKKNNNLDLVLAIGSSIIQIPAIKHSEVYPWLTIFQLARFYRVILAVPRMRPLLLRVFGNMTGLANMVLFLILTNYIAALVAIQLLRGDLPEDTDMNYSQIPLSFIGMYQIFSSENWTDVLYNATASEVQFKQTIIVAIFLCGWFFFANFILLQMFIAVINENFDVAEEQKREEQLAAYQRKIQPRVARLEWMEKWNPYRFFKSESTSTATGGSGVNRNKSMLQRIRRSRTHARKASYHSDFDEPKGFIAILRKFFALDPPESEDVPMQNIRKRRPTLTILGDETVELERHLEILSATNPNDIPDDRRFEREQRSRKAEFIRAHPTFDKTFWILSQQNPLRRFCQMLVTPSNGDRIYGRPPSPVPQAIFQLVIMLVVISGIAIAAVATPVYRREYFRDRGGRVHLAWFDIAEATFGLILVLELVIKVVADGFIFTPNAYVLSVWNLVDLAILAALLSNVITSLIIIGGISRLTRSLKAFRALRLITLVGRMRETFHSVMFAGANRIFEAGMLAMLYMLPYACWGLNIFAGRFYLCNDEDASGKAECVGEYMSSPVDDSLGFLAPRSWDIPSPSTTFSFDTFGSSLLILFEIVSLEGWIDVLVVALGLKGKDEQPGHNVAQVNSIFFMVYNLMGAVVILTLFVSIIIGNFSSRSGMALLTTEQRQWIDLQKLIKRQRPAKRPKVRPQGVFREWCYDRAVRKHGFWARFMTVFYVFHILVLMSQTFSNSILDNFFRNAVFLFLALVYALDIFIRLSGLGWRSFKGNGWNLFDIVVVIGNFATGIPIVFGSQGFLIEQLQKLFLVSIAFKLVQKSDNLNQLFKTAVASLPAIMNLFLLWFTLFIFYGIIFMEVFGLTRWGGAETHNQNYSSLGNALLMLAFMSTGEGWNEYMHDYTVEYPRCQNSSPIEPDSDCGSAAWAYFLFISWNILSMYIFVNMFTGVVVENFSYVFQLTGEMSISREEMRAFKKVWAEFDPDRTGFISRRSLVPFFSKLRGIFEVRLYPESLSPQALVKATKMNNPLAYRSTITGEEIPVPLNMRRLNSMLNGVDYAEVRARRQTYNRLFYEARILEEDPGISFTNMLLLLAHHKLIDDSKALRVEEAYRRKITTDHVTELVNLDRAREKLEAERRVKSGVPAIVVEDLPSSPPPTTSRDIAGGLSSPINSPRQSFERHSNHDHTGYFGRIGSAPNSPITSTPIPGHQRQISDASMLSADITSSPTVAPRYSQDQSASVSRRPSVWGDIIQAAGEKKDEEPSIRRSNSQSTL; the protein is encoded by the exons ATGGCCCCACCTCGTACCCCCACTAGAGATAGGAGTCCGCAGCGGATAGATACTGGTGTTGTAGCTGTCTCTAATTCCGTCCAGCCGTCTCCGGTTGGTCCGCGTACCAGCCCTGAGGAAGGCCTGTCTCGGCGCACAAGTTGGAACAGAGCAGTCAACGACCCACTCGGACTATACGCCTCTCAGCACGACTCGCTTCCAGGCCACCACGACGCTGAAAGCATATTCGACGAGCCAGAATCTGTTCACCCATACTTCTCTCGTCAATCCATCCAATCTGAAGTATCGTTTGATTCCCCAACACTCGATCCAGTCGATGTAGACGACCACACTCGGCTTACAGATGCTGCAGCTCCGCATTGGCGCGGAGACTCGGCCGAGGATGAAGGTCAGAGTGCAGCATGGGGTGCGGTTCCCTCCACATCGCGCCGTTCTCCTGCTTCTCCTATGCGAAGCGCGACCTTGAAGGCCGTATCCAAACATCTCCGTCGTGTCAGTCTCCGAGTAGTCAACTTGGCAGGAGTTCAACTAGAAGACAAACCTATGCCTCGCACCCCCGAACGTGAGGATGTGCCACGACCATTCCCTGACAGGGAACAGGGAGAGCCTATTTCAGAGCCCGTGCCTCCTCCTGAACCCGAGGACGAACTTGACCGCAGCCAGCATATGCAGCTGCGTGGAAGGACGCTTGGTATGTTTGGCCCCGAAAACGGGCTACGAAAGGCGATGAGGGCTACTTTGCTATGGCC AGGGACAGAGCCAATCATCCTCGTCCTTATTTTCGCAAACGCGGTATTTCTGACCACCCAGGCGTGGAGATCAGTTTACGTTCACGAACGTGTAGATGGTTATTTCAAGACTTGGGAAGATTACGGCTTGTTCGTCCTGTTTTGCATTTTCAC TGTGGAGATGATAGCCCGCATTATCGTATCCGGATTTGTACTAGACCCAGAAATCAAGCCTTCTAGCGTCGGCCAATGGCTGCGAGACCTTGCACCAGGCGACAACTTTGCAGCTCGCGCACGCTCTGTCCGTCGCAAGGTATTTGAACAACGCGCTCCCTATGCGCAACACGCAGTTTCAGATTCCACGACCGCCCTGTCTGAGAAGTCGCCCAAGGCTACGCTCACCTTTGCTCTGGCGTCCCAAGTCGGTGTTGCGTCTGCCCATGCATCCCGCTCTGATACCACGGCTCGCCCCGGGCAACCGCACCCCCAACATATTCAGTCCCAGAGCGGCACTTGGTACTTGCATCATGCTACCGACACACCTTTTCAAATCGCTGTCGCTCGCCAACGAATTCTCTCAGAGCAGAGCAGCACGTATTTGCGCCACTCGTGGAACCGGACCGACTTTGTGGCCGTATGCTCGTTTTGGATCATGTTTGGCTTAGCGATTTCTGGCAAGGAGAACCAGCCGAATATGCACTTGTATGTGTTTAGGGCTCTGAGTGTGCTGCGTACTGCTAGGTTGCTGGCTGTAACCAAGGGCACATCG ACTATTATGCATTCACTGAAACGAGCAGGTCCACTACTCACTCGTGTCACCCTCTTTGTTCTTTTCGCAATCATTCTCTTTTC GATCGTCGGCGTCCAGTCATTCAAGGGCAGCTTCAGACGTACCTGCGTTGTCG CCGACTCGATAGCCGATATTGGCGGTGAAAACTCGATCGCGTTATCCCAAAACTGCGGCGCATGGATAGACCCCGCGACGCTTCTCCCAGCCGGATACGTCGACTCTGACGGAAACCGAACCAACGAAGCCAAAGGATTCACATGCCCTTTGGGCCAGATCTGCGTCGAGGCCGCTCAGAACCCGCAAAACGGCACCCAGGCTTTTGATAATTTCTTTTTGGCGTCCATGCAGGTCGTTATTGTGGCCTCGGTCAATACGTGGGCTCCGGTCATGTATCAAATGATGGATACCGATTTTTACTTCTCATTTGCTTTTTTTATCGTTTGCGTACTT GTTCTGAACTTTTGGCTTATCAACTTGTTCGTCGCTGTGATCACGAACATGTTTGGAGCTATCCGCACTGAAACCAAGAAGAGCGCTTTTGGTGCTACCGA CTCAGATCAAACtaacgaagaggaagaagaaaagaCGGGTTGGTCAGCCAAGGGGAAACGCAAAAGGGCGCCAAGTTTTATTCGCAAGTGTTACGAATGGCCTCCTGTTACCTATTTCTGGGTGGCCCTGATTGTCGTGAGCTTTGGGCTTCAAGCTTCCAAAACGACTGATTCGTCGCCTGAGTATTTGGACAAGCTGG ACCAAGCTGAGTTCATCCTAACCATTGCATTTGATGTGGACATTATATGGCGGGCTCTCGGGTACCTTCCGCAATGGAGAGACTTTTTCATGAAGAAGAATAACAATTTGGATCTGGTACTTGCTATCGGATCATCGATTATTCAAATTCCCGCTATCAAGCACTCGGAGGTCTACCCGTGGCTCACGATCTTCCAGCTCGCCCGATTTTATCGAGTCATTTTGGCGGTGCCGCGTATGAGACCGTTACTT CTTCGTGTGTTTGGGAATATGACTGGTTTGGCCAACATGGTTCTATTCCTCATATTGACCAACTATATCGCGGCCCTGGTTGCGATACAACTCTTGCGTGGAGATTTACCGGAAGATACGGACATGAATTACTCTCAGATTCCTTTGAGCTTTATTGGGATGTATCAG ATCTTTTCGTCTGAAAACTGGACGGATGTTCTATACAATGCTACAGCATCCGAGGTTCAATTTAAACAGACGATCATTGTGGCGATCTTCTTGTGTGGATGGTTCTTTTTTGCTAATT TCATCTTATTGCAAATGTTCATTGCTGTCATCAATGAG AACTTTGATGTTGCGGAAGAACAAAAGCGCGAGGAACAGCTAGCGGCCTATCAACGAAAAATTCAACCTCGAGTTGCTCGTCTGGAATGGATGGAGAAATGGAATCCGTATCGATTCTTCAAGTCCGAGTCCACATCGACAGCAACGGGCGGATCTGGTGTGAATAGGAACAAATCTATGCTTCAGCGCATCCGTCGTTCCAGAACACATGCGCGCAAAGCC TCGTATCATAGTGACTTTGACGAACCCAAAGGATTTATTGCCATACTTAGGAAGTTCTTTGCGCTTGATCCACCCGAGTCCGAGGATGTGCCTATGCAGAATATCCGAAAGCGCCGGCCTACACTCACCATACTGGGAGATGAGACTGTGGAACTGGAGCGTCATTT AGAAATCCTTTCCGCCACTAATCCAAACGATATCCCCGACGATCGAAGGTTCGAGCGAGAACAACGGTCCAGAAAAGCCGAGTTTATTCGTGCCCACCCTACATTTGATAAGACATTTTGGATCCTATCTCAACAAAACCCATTGCGCAGGTTTTGCCAGATGCTAGTAACACCCTCAAACGGGGATAGAATTTACGGCCGGCCTCCTTCCCCTGTCCCTCAGGCTATTTTCCAACTTGTGATCATGCTTGTGGTAATCAGTGGTATAGCGATTGCGGCCGTCGCCACTCCAGTTTACCGCCGAGAATACTTTAGGGACCGTGGTGGACGTGTTCATCTGGCTTGGTTCGATATTGCCGAAGCAACTTTTGGGCTTATACTAGTTCTCGAGCTGGTCATCAAAGTCGTGGCCGACGGATTCATCTTTACACCAAATGCCTATGTTCTCAGTGTTTGGAACTTGGTTGATCTTGCTATTTTGGCTGCTCTACTCTCAAACGTAATCACTTCCCTGATTATCATTGGAGGAATTAGTCGACTTACTCGGTCCTTGAAAGCCTTTCGCGCCCTGAGATTGATCACGCTGGTGGGCAGGATGCGCGAAACTTTCCATTCAGTCATGTTTGCTGGAGCGAATCGGATATTTGAAGCCGGAATGCTGGCCATGCTGTACATGCTTCCCTATGCGTGCTGGGGCCTTAATATCTTTGCGGGAAGGTTCTACCTGTGTAACGACGAAGACGCCTCTGGAAAAGCCGAATGTGTTGGCGAATATATGAGTTCGCCGGTGGATGATAGCCTTGGATTTCTTGCCCCCAGATCCTGGGACATTCCGTCCCCATCGACCACTTTTTCATTTGATACTTTTGGATCGTCTCTACTTATCCTATTCGAAATTGTGTCGCTCGAGGGGTGGATTGACGTACTAGTTGTTGCGCTGGGCCTGAAAGGAAAAGACGAACAACCAGGACACAACGTTGCACAAGTCAATTCGATATTTTTTATGGTCTACAACTTGATGGGAGCCGTCGTTATTCTCACACTCTTTGTCAG CATTATCATTGGCAACTTCTCATCTCGCTCCGGAATGGCTTTGCTGACGACCGAGCAACGTCAATGGATTGACCTCCAAAAGCTGATCAAACGACAAAGGCCGGCAAAACGCCCTAAAGTCCGCCCTCAAGGCGTCTTTCGAGAATGGTGCTACGACCGAGCCGTACGGAAACACGGTTTCTGGGCCAGATTCATGACAGTATTCTATGTATTCCATATTTTGGTCCTAAT GTCCCAAACGTTTAGCAACTCAATCCTTGACAATTTTTTCCGGA ATGCTGTGTTTTTATTCCTCGCTCTCGTTTACGCTCTGGATATTTTTATTCGGCTTTCTGGACTAGGATGGAGAAGCTTCAAAGGCAATGGCTGGAACCTATTCGATATTGTCGTCGTTATTGGGAACTTTGCTACTGGAATCCCAATAGTGTTCGGATCACAAGGGTTTCTCATCGAACAGCTACAAAAGCTGTTCCTCGTCAGTATTGCATTCAAGCTGGTTCAGAAGAGTGATAACCTCAATCAACTTTTCAAGACTGCAGT AGCATCTCTTCCTGCCATCATGAATTTGTTCTTGCTCTGGTTTACATTGTTTATCTTCTATGGGATTATATTCATGGAAGTCTTTGGACTGACGCGGTGGGGTGGTGCCGAGACTCACAACCAAAACTACTCAAGCCTTG GGAATGCACTATTGATGCT GGCATTTATGAGCACTGGAGAAGGCTGgaatgaatatatgcatgacTA CACCGTGGAGTATCCAAGATGTCAGAATTCCTCTCCGATAGAGCCCGATTCTGATTGCGGTTCGGCGGCCTGGGCATATTTCTTGTTCATTTCGTGGAACATTTTGAGCATG TACATCTTTGTCAACATGTTCACTGGTGTGGTAGTCGAAAACTTCAGCTACGTTTTCCAATTGACTGGTGAAATGTCAATTTCTCGAGAAGAAATGCGTGCATTCAAGAAGGTGTGGGCTGAATTCGACCCAGACCGGACAGGATTCATCTCTCGCAGATCTCTTGTGCCATTTTTCTCG AAACTGCGGGGGATCTTCGAAGTCCGTCTCTACCCGGAATCGCTGAGTCCTCAGGCATTGGTGAAGGCAACAAAGATGAATAATCCATTGGCATATCGCTCAACTATTACTGGAGAAGAAATTCCGGTGCCACTGAATATGAGGCGCCTGAATTCGATGCTCAACGGCGTGGACTATGCTGAAGTTCGAGCCCGGCGTCAAACGTACAATAGACTTTTCTATGAGGCTCGAATTCTGGAAGAGGATCCTGGGATTTCTTTCACAAATATGTTGTTACTTTTGGCTCATCATAAACTAATTGATGACAGCAAGGCATTAAG GGTCGAGGAAGCTTACCGCCGGAAGATAACCACTGACCACGTTACAGAACTGGTCAATCTTGACCGG GCCCGAGAAAAACTAGAGGCAGAACGCCGTGTCAAGAGTGGAGTGCCTGCAATTGTTGTTGAGGATCTACCAAGCTCGCCACCCCCGACGACTTCGAGAGACATTGCTGGAGGACTCAGTTCACCTATTAACTCCCCGCGACAGAGCTTCGAGAGACATAGTAACCATGATCACACTGGTTATTTTGGACGAATAGGAAGTGCGCCAAATTCACCCATCACCTCGACCCCGATTCCAGGTCATCAACGCCAAATCAGCGACGCAAGCATGCTTTCAGCGGACATTACATCCAGTCC CACTGTGGCTCCCCGATATTCTCAAGATCAATCCGCCTCCGTCTCTCGCAGGCCGTCTGTATGGGGAG ATATTATTCAGGCCGCTGGGGAGAAGAAAGACGAAGAACCGTCAATTCGGCGCTCGAATTCCCAATCGACACTTTAG
- a CDS encoding eukaryotic translation initiation factor 3 subunit A, translated as MAPYTKPEAVLKQAEGLISVGQQSAALQSLTEMFSSKRFRTTPLASLEPIVLRFLELCVDLRKGRTAKEGLMQYKNIAQNTSVASIESVVKKFIQLADAKVQEAQEKADQLVAVDDVDDLEATETPENVLLSAVSGDQNKDRTDRALVTPWLKFLWESYRTALETLKNNARLEAIYQQIAAQAFRFCLKHTRKVEFRRLCETLRLHLANVAKYVNQAYSINLADPDTLQRHLDTRFAQLNTSVELELWQEAFRSVEDIHNLLTMAKKAPRPAMMANYYEKLTKIFLTSGNALFHAAAWARYYSVLRAAGGGGKTEEEMSRLAGQVLVSALAVPVGVESEEESSSSRRNNTRLTALLGLSKPPTRAGLLKDALARNTLKLSPASVRSLHNLLEVTFQPLTLCESVAPIVAQLAQDPSYAPYLPLVHRAVLSRLFTQLSEVYSSVRTSHIYELVAPLNANITPDTPGLNSEAPYTPERIELFVMGCAKRGELRVLVEHIEGNVTFVEESLPRTRVSELARALHTSLLKIAPPPSAEESATEKFAALVKGAQEDRRRLLIQRAVVARRRELATELQMRREREEASRRADTVKRERLEEEHRAQQERREKERARVQKEIENVRKEEARKLAEQLKARGNLKINDVELEEMDTTKLIQLQVSQIDREKKELNDKQRIISKRVDHIERALRKAEIPLLEQDYERQQADDKAAHEASNIATITNAEQAHREAVETKQRLARMMNDYNDLRRKIAGQREVELQKKKAEMKEKIDNAKAARREKVLKEREEARLAEEARKKEEEQRAAEQARLEESRRAEEEAKRAEEEAVAAAAAAKRETQLEARRKEQEAALAKLKYEEEAEKRREERRRGQGTPGATGTTGAAGTAGTAGTASPRPNGADSGAGAWRSKAAASASASTPPSAPSTPAASGGKWVPPGRRAAAAEPPASTGSPGSPSPAAAASPAAGGWRAREAARAAAAAAGTGGSPNPSSTPDQQPSTPATDNDGFQTVPSQAKWRPSRGRGSGFGSAGRS; from the exons ATGGCTCCCTATACCAAGCCAGAGGCGGTCCTCAAACAGGCCGAGGGCCTCATCTCTGTTGGACAACAATCGGCTGCCCTGCAATCCCTTACCGAAATGTTCTCGTCGAAACGTTTCAGAACCACTCCTCTGGCTTCTCTGGAACCTATCGTTCTCCGATTCCTGGAGCTTTGCGTCGATCTTCGCAAGGGACGCACCGCTAAGGAGGGGTTGATGCAGTACAAAAATATTGCCCAAAATACCTCAGTTGCAAGCATCGAGAGTGTCGTTAAAAAGTTTATCCAACTCGCGGATGCCAAGGTTCAAGAGGCACAAGAGAAGGCCGATCAGCTGGTGGCTGTTGATGATGTCGATGATCTTGAAGCTACAGAGACTCCCGAGAATGTGCTCCTCAGTGCTGTCAGTGGGGACCAAAATAAAGATCGCACTGACCGCGCCCTTGTTACGCCTTGGTTGAAGTTTTTATGGGAAAGCTACCGTACAGCATTGGAGACTCTCAAGAACAATGCTCGCTTGGAAGCCATTTATCAG CAAATCGCTGCACAAGCCTTCAGGTTCTGCCTGAAACACACTCGTAAGGTCGAGTTCCGTCGTCTTTGCGAAACCTTGCGTCTGCACCTTGCCAACGTCGCGAAATATGTCAACCAAGCCTATTCAATCAACCTCGCCGACCCAGACACGCTTCAAAGGCATCTTGATACTCGGTTCGCCCAGCTCAATACTAGTGTGGAACTGGAGCTTTGGCAAGAAGCATTCCGTTCGGTTGAGGATATTCACAACCTGCTTACCATGGCGAAGAAGGCACCACGACCTGCCATGATGGCCAACTACTATGAAAAGCTTACGAAGATCTTTTTGACCAGTGGCAATGCGCTCTTCCATGCAGCTGCGTGGGCCCGATATTATTCTGTGCTTCGCGCTGCTGGTGGGGGAGGGAAGACAGAAGAGGAAATGAGTAGGTTGGCTGGTCAGGTTTTGGTCAGCGCACTCGCTGTCCCCGTAGGGGTCGAGAGTGAGGAAGAATCTTCTTCCAGTCGTCGCAATAATACTCGATTAACTGCTCTCCTCGGATTATCCAAACCTCCGACCAGGGCGGGCCTATTAAAGGATGCG CTCGCTCGTAACACTTTGAAATTATCTCCTGCTTCTGTCCGCTCCTTGCATAATCTTCTCGAGGTTACATTCCAGCCTTTGACACTTTGTGAATCCGTCGCTCCTATTGTGGCACAACTTGCCCAAGACCCCTCATATGCGCCCTACTTACCCCTTGTCCACCGTGCCGTTCTCTCGCGACTGTTTACACAACTCTCAGAAGTCTACAGCTCTGTCCGCACTTCACACATCTATGAACTGGTTGCGCCCCTCAACGCCAACATTACTCCCGATACACCGGGCCTGAATTCTGAAGCTCCATACACCCCCGAACGAATTGAGCTTTTCGTGATGGGGTGCGCTAAGCGGGGAGAACTTCGTGTATTGGTCGAACATATTGAGGGAAATGTCACATTTGTTGAGGAGTCCCTACCACGTACTCGTGTTTCCGAACTCGCTCGTGCGCTGCATACATCCCTACTCAAAATCGCACCTCCACCCTCCGCCGAGGAATCCGCTACCGAGAAGTTCGCAGCTCTTGTCAAAGGGGCTCAGGAAGATCGTCGAAGGCTTCTAATCCAGCGCGCTGTTGTTGCACGTAGACGAGAACTCGCAACCGAGCTCCAAATGCGCCGGGAACGCGAGGAGGCTAGTCGCCGGGCAGACACTGTTAAACGAGAGCGACTCGAAGAAGAACACCGTGCTCAACAGGAGCGCCGCGAGAAGGAGAGGGCTCGTGTTCAAAAGGAGATCGAAAATGTGCGTAAAGAAGAAGCGAGGAAGCTTGCCGAGCAACTGAAGGCTCGGGGTAACCTTAAAATCAACGATGTG GAACTCGAGGAGATGGATACTACAAAACTCATCCAACTCCAAGTATCGCAGATCGACCGCGAGAAGAAAGAGCTCAACGATAAGCAGCGTATTATTTCGAAACGAGTCGATCATATCGAACGTGCGCTTCGCAAAGCTGAGATTCCCCTTCTCGAGCAGGACTACGAGAGACAGCAGGCAGACGACAAGGCCGCTCACGAAGCATCGAACATCGCGACCATTACGAACGCCGAGCAGGCTCATCGTGAGGCTGTAGAGACTAAGCAACGGCTAGCGAGAATGATGAATGACTATAACGATCTCAGGCGTAAGATTGCCGGACAGCGTGAGGTGGAgcttcagaagaagaaggccgaAATGAAGGAGAAAATTGATAATGCTAAAGCTGCTAGGAGAGAGAAGGTTCTCAAAGAAAGGGAGGAGGCTCGCCTGGCCGAAGAAGCTCGCAAAAAGGAGGAAGAGC AACGTGCTGCGGAGCAGGCTCGCTTGGAGGAAT CACGACGTGCGGAGGAAGAGGCCAAACgcgccgaggaagaagctgttgccgctgctgctgctgccaaGCGCGAGACACAATTGGAAGCTAGGCGCAAAGAGCAAGAGGCAGCCCTTGCGAAACTCAAGTatgaagaggaagctgagaAACGTCGCGAAGAGCGCCGTCGCGGGCAAGGAACACCAGGGGCAACAGGAACGACAGGAGCGGCAGGAACAGCAGGAACAGCAGGAACAGCCTCACCAAGGCCAAACGGTGCCGATTCGGGAGCTGGTGCATGGCGTAGCAAGGCAGCAGCATCCGCTTCTGCCAGTACTCCACCGAGTGCACCATCAACTCCCGCAGCTTCAGGCGGAAAGTGGGTACCTCCTGGTCGCCGTGCGGCAGCAGCAGAGCCTCCTGCTTCCACCGGAAGCCCCGGGTCTCCTTCCCCTGCCGCTGCTGCGTCTCCGGCGGCTGGTGGGTGGCGTGCGCGTGAAGCTGCCAGGGCCGCAGCTGCAGCCGCGGGCACTGGTGGATCTCCCAACCCATCATCAACACCCGACCAACAACCATCGACCCCAGCGACCGATAACGACGGATTCCAAACAGTGCCTTCTCAGGCGAAATGGCGCCCCAGTAGAGGCAGAGGTAGCGGGTTTGGTTCGGCTGGTCGATCATAA